The DNA sequence CCAGCCACGATAACCGAAACTTTGCCGAACCGTCAAGGACGTCGATCATGACGGCCCTTCTCTGCTACTTCGCCGCCGCCGAGTTCAGGTCGCGCGCTTCGACGTAGAAGTTGGGGTCCACGGCGAAGGCCGCGGCGGTGCCGGCCGAGGCGGGCGCGGTCTGCCACTCCGTCGTCGGCCGAAGCATCGTCCACGCGTCGCCGGTGATCCGCACCTTCACCGGCATGTCGAAGCCGGGGACTACGTTGGCCCAGCGATACCGGAGGCTGGAGCCGCCGAGCTGATACTCCAGCACCGGGATCTTCGTCGTCTCCAGGTACTGCTGGAAGACGCGGGAGAAGTCGATCCCTGACTGGCGGCTGATGTACTCGCGCACCTGTATCCCCGTGACCGTCTGGTGGCGGAAGGTGGAGTTCAGGCCGCGCAAAATCCCCCGCCACTTCTCGTCGTCGCCCACGATCTGCCGGAGGGTGTGCAGCAGGTTGCCGCCCTTGTAGTACATGTCGCCCGAGCCCTCGGCGTTCACCCCGAAGGCGGGGATGATGGGCTCGTCGTTCTGGATCGCCGCGCGGGTGCCGATCACGTACTTCGCGCCGGCCTCCTTCCCCTGCTGGCACTCGGTGTACAGCCCCTCGGCGTAGTTGGCGAACGACTCGTGCACCCACATGTCGGCCAGGTCGGTGCTGGTGATGTTGTTCCCCCACCACTCGTGCGCGCTCTCGTGCACGATGATGAAGTCCCACTGCAGCCCCAGCCCCGTCTGCGACAGGTCGCGCCCCAGGTAGCCGTTCAGGTAGTGGTTGCCGTACGCCACCGCGCTCTGGTGCTCCATCCCCAGGTGCGGCGTTTCCACCAGCTTGTAGCCGTCGGCGTACCAGGGATAGGGCCCGAACCAGTGCTCGAAGCACTTCAGCATGGGCTTCACCTGCTGGAACTGCCGCCGGGCCACGGATTCGTGGTACGCCAGCGGCCAGAAGTCGAGCGTCAGGTTGCCGCCCTCGCCCGCGTAGCTGTCGCTGAAGTGCGCGTAGGCGGCCGCGTTCACCGCCACGTCGTAGTTGTTGATGGGATTGGCGACGAACCACTCGAACGTCGCCGTCCCGTCCGCGTTCTGGCGCGTGGAGCGCAGCCGGCCGTTGGACACGTCGGAGATGCCGCGCGGCACGGTGATGGCGACGCGCTGGCTGTCCGGCTCGTCCGCCTGGGTGTCCTTGTTGGGCCACCACGCGCTGGCGCCCAGCCCCTGCACCGCCGTGGCGATCCAGGGCGTGCGCGTGCTGTCGGCGCCCCACACGAATCCCCCGTCCCACGGCGCGTGCGTGGCCACGCGCGGCCTGCCGTGGTAGTAGAAGCGCAGCGTCCGCGTGGTCCCCGCCGCCTGCTGGGGCATGGCCACGAAGAAGGCGTTGCCGTCGCGGCGGAAGGCCAGGCGGCGGCCGTCCTGCACGATGCTGTCGGCCACCAGCGGCATCTGCAGGTCGATCTGCATCTCGCGCCCCGGCTGCAGCACGCGGTAGGTGATGCCGTTCCAGCCGCTGATGCTGCTGTCGGCGGGGCTCACCTTCACGTGCAGGTCGTAGA is a window from the Longimicrobium sp. genome containing:
- a CDS encoding M1 family metallopeptidase — translated: MRRIALLASLLLALPAALAAQPHTYTRADSLRGSIGPGRAWWDAAFYDLHVKVSPADSSISGWNGITYRVLQPGREMQIDLQMPLVADSIVQDGRRLAFRRDGNAFFVAMPQQAAGTTRTLRFYYHGRPRVATHAPWDGGFVWGADSTRTPWIATAVQGLGASAWWPNKDTQADEPDSQRVAITVPRGISDVSNGRLRSTRQNADGTATFEWFVANPINNYDVAVNAAAYAHFSDSYAGEGGNLTLDFWPLAYHESVARRQFQQVKPMLKCFEHWFGPYPWYADGYKLVETPHLGMEHQSAVAYGNHYLNGYLGRDLSQTGLGLQWDFIIVHESAHEWWGNNITSTDLADMWVHESFANYAEGLYTECQQGKEAGAKYVIGTRAAIQNDEPIIPAFGVNAEGSGDMYYKGGNLLHTLRQIVGDDEKWRGILRGLNSTFRHQTVTGIQVREYISRQSGIDFSRVFQQYLETTKIPVLEYQLGGSSLRYRWANVVPGFDMPVKVRITGDAWTMLRPTTEWQTAPASAGTAAAFAVDPNFYVEARDLNSAAAK